One region of Lathamus discolor isolate bLatDis1 chromosome 2, bLatDis1.hap1, whole genome shotgun sequence genomic DNA includes:
- the CREM gene encoding cAMP-responsive element modulator isoform X10, with protein sequence MPAYQIRTPTTTLSQGVVMAASPGTLHSPQQLAEEATRKRELRLMKNREAARECRRKKKEYVKCLENRVAVLENQNKTLIEELKALKDLYCHKAE encoded by the exons ATGCCAGCTTACCAGATTCGAACTCCCACTACTACCTTATCTCAAGGAGTGGTAATGGCAGCCTCACCGGGGACTTTGCATAGCCCTCAGCAACTGGCAGAAGAGGCAACTCGCAAGAGAGAGCTGAGACTTATGAAGAATAG GGAAGCTGCCAGAGAATGtcgcagaaagaagaaagaatatgtCAAATGTCTTGAAAATCGTGTGGCTGTGcttgaaaaccaaaacaagactCTCATTGAGGAACTCAAGGCCCTCAAAGATCTTTATTGTCATAAAGCAGAGTAA